In one window of Clavelina lepadiformis chromosome 4, kaClaLepa1.1, whole genome shotgun sequence DNA:
- the LOC143452965 gene encoding protein FAM200C-like — translation MYTFVSRQKTSLEASYEVALILTKERKSFREGELVKKCAIKMAEVFGEKKVAEKFKTVSLSHQTMARRVTNLSRHVSCKLEILMGKCRYFSIALDESTDVSDISQLLIFARIVDEDFLVHEELLEIHPLSGGTKGSDIYAALDSVVSEYGGFKKCSCIATDRAKAMVGNKTDLVGLLKQNGVDCITLHCIIHQEALCGKVLKMMDVMQSVVKMVNLIRGGNKAQRHRRFMSFLDEVDA, via the coding sequence ATGTATACTTTTGTGAGCCGCCAAAAAACAAGCCTTGAAGCTTCATATGAAGTTGCACTCATCCTCACAAAAGAAAGGAAGTCATTTCGAGAAGGTGAATTGGTTAAGAAATGTGCGATCAAAATGGCAGAGGTGTTTGGCGAAAAAAAAGTtgctgaaaagtttaaaaccgTGTCTTTGTCGCATCAGACAATGGCAAGGAGAGTGACCAATTTAAGTCGACACGTTTCTTGTAAGTTGGAAATCTTAATGGGAAAATgcagatatttttcaattgcttTGGATGAGAGTACGGATGTGAGTGATATTAGCCAATTGCTGATATTTGCTCGAATAGTAGACGAGGATTTTCTTGTTCACGAAGAATTGCTTGAAATTCATCCATTAAGTGGTGGGACTAAAGGTTCTGACATATATGCAGCTCTTGACTCTGTTGTTTCTGAGTATGGaggttttaaaaaatgctctTGTATTGCAACGGATAGGGCAAAGGCCATGGTGGGAAACAAAACTGATCTTGTCGGATTGCTGAAACAAAATGGAGTTGATTGCATAACGCTGCATTGCATAATTCACCAAGAAGCACTTTGcggaaaagttttgaaaatgatgGACGTCATGCAAAGCGTTGTGAAGATGGTTAATCTAATAAGGGGTGGTAATAAAGCTCAACGGCATCGAAGATTCATGTCATTCTTGGACGAAGTCGATGCTTAA